In the genome of Planctomyces sp. SH-PL62, the window CGCCCCGGCCCCAGGCGCGGGTCTGGCTCTCGAACTCGTCGACCCCCTTCTGGCCGGCGCCCGAGGCCGACTGGTAGGTGCTGACGACCACGCGGAGGACCTTGAAGGCGTCGTGCAGGGGCTTCAGCGCGACGACCATCTGGATCGTCGAGCAGTTGGGGTTGGCGATGATCCCCTTGTTGCGGGCGATGTCCTGGGGGTTGACCTCGGGGACGACGAGCGGGACGTCGGGGTCCATGCGGAAGGCGCTGGAGTTGTCGACGACGACCGCGCCGGCGGCGGCGGCGATCGGGCTCCACTCGCGGGAGACGCCGGCGGGGACGCTGGAGAGGACGACGTCGACCCCCCGGAAGGCCTCCCTGGAGATCGGTCGGACCGGGTGCGACTCGCCGCGGAACGTCACCGTCTTGCCCGCGCTGCGCTCGGAGGCCAGGAACTGGATGGCGGAGACGGGGAAGTTCCGCTCCTCGAGCAGGCGGATCATCCGCTCGCCCACGGCGCCGCTGGCGCCGACGACGGCTACGTTCTTCACGGTCGAGTTCTCCGGATGTTGGGGGGCGGGTCGCGCCCCGGTTCTCGCGGCGGCGGCGGTGCGGGCCGATTCTTCTCCATCTTACGATCCCGCGGGCCGCGACGCCACGCGAAGCGGTCGGCCGGGTCGTCTCCGGGAAACGGTCCTGTGCGCGGCGGGGGGGGGATTATTAGAATGGGAGTCGAGGTTCAGACAGCGTGCCTTCGGCCAGGACGAGGACGGGTCGGCCGCCCCCGAGGCGTCCTCGCCGTCCCGCGCCGAGCGACGATCTCAAGTCGCTTGGACGCGAGCGTCGCCCGCGAGGTT includes:
- a CDS encoding aspartate-semialdehyde dehydrogenase, which gives rise to MKNVAVVGASGAVGERMIRLLEERNFPVSAIQFLASERSAGKTVTFRGESHPVRPISREAFRGVDVVLSSVPAGVSREWSPIAAAAGAVVVDNSSAFRMDPDVPLVVPEVNPQDIARNKGIIANPNCSTIQMVVALKPLHDAFKVLRVVVSTYQSASGAGQKGVDEFESQTRAWGRGEAIPAPAKFAHPIFNNCLPQIDDFLPNGFTKEEMKMVNETRKILGDDAIDVCPTCVRVPVSYSHSESILIETERPITAEAALALWRAFPGLTVVDDPAALQYPLAAAAEGRDDVFVGRARNDLKNPNALLFWCVSDNLRKGAATNAVQIAEALLKLEPARA